The Miltoncostaea marina DNA window CCACGGCATGACGATCCTCGAGCTGACCGGGCGCTTCCCGCCCGGCGCCGACCTCGACGCCGCCTGGCGGGCCGGCGTCGCCGCGCTCAGCGCGGCCGGCCCGGCGCCTCCCGCAGGCGCACCCGGCGGCCCGTCCGCGTGATGCCGGAGCGGTGGACCCGGCCCCGGACGGCATGGTCGCCACCGCCGCGGCGACGGTCAGCGCGAGCGAGACCACGACCGCCCCGGCGCCCACCGTGCCGGCCGCCACCCGCGGCGGCATCACGATGGGGGCGAACGGCGGCAGGGAGAAGGCGAGCACCACCAGGCGGCCCTCGGGGTCGGCGGCGTTGCTCGCCGCGATCAGGCAGCCCGCCAGCGGCAGGATCGCCAGCGGCGCCTCACCGACCCCACCTCCTGCCGGCGCCCCACCAGCGCGCCGAGCGCGCCGTCGGCCGAGGCGGAGAGCGCGTATCCGGCGGCGAGCCAGACCACGACCCGGCGATCGTGGGGACGGCGACGTCGGCGGGTCCACGGAGCCGATCGCGAGCGCGGCCACGAGCGCCGGCACGGCGGCCGCGAGCAGCTGCAGCAGCGAGACGGCGCCGGTCCCCGCGACCTCGCCGGTCGGCAGCTCCACCGGCCGCAGGCTGGCGAGCAGCACCTCGGACACCCGGCTGGTCTTCTCCTCGGCCACGCCGGTCGCGACGAGCGTGCCGGCGGACAGCAGCGCCACGTCGAGCGGCACCGCCGCGATGACGCCGATGCCGGTGTCGCCGGGGTCGATCGGATCCGGCCCGCCGGTGCGCACCTCGGTCGACGGCGGCGCCGGGATGCCCTCGGCCGCCGCCGGGCCCACCCCCCGCCGCGCGCGGCCCGGCCTCCGGGCGCACCTGGCCCGTCGCGCCCTGGATGATCGCGCGCAGGCGCCGGAGAGCTCCTCCTCCACCGCGACCTCGACCGGGCCGACGCCGCCATGGCCACCGCGGCGTCGACGTCGCCCGCCTCCGCCAGGCGGACGGCGCCGGCGCGCGGCCCCTCGCGCACCTCCACGCCCCTCGGCGCGGGCGGCGTCGAGCACGGCGAGCGGGTCGGCGCCCAGCGCCAGGCGGGCGTTGTCGGCGCCGGCCGAGAGCAGCCGCGCGCCGGGCAGGTCGGCGCCCCAGCGCCCGCCGCCGGGCGGCTCCGCCGCCAGCCGCAGCACCCGCTGGCGGCTCGCGGCCTTCAGGGCGTCGACCCGGCCCGCCATCACCTCCCGGCCGCGGTCGATCACGACGACCGACTCGCACGGGTCCTCGACCAGCTCGTGCTCGTGGCTCGAGAACAGCACCAGGCGGCCGGCGTCGGCGGCCTCCTGGACGGCCTCCTGCAGCCCCGCCACGGCGATCGGGTCGAGGCCCGAGAAGGGCTCGTCGAGCACCAGCGCCTCCGGCTCGTGGACGAGCGCGGTGGCCAGCCGCACCCGCTGCTGGTCGCCGAGCGACCCCCTGCAGCTCCTCGCCGGCCCGGTCGGCGATGCCGAGCGGC harbors:
- a CDS encoding ATP-binding cassette domain-containing protein → MGLLGPNGSGTATAMRIVVGVIDADAGTVRHRAAPTTPEVRRRFGDTPEERGLSPDMRVRDQLVHFVRLAGVDRRAAGRRADAPLGIADRAGEELQGVARRPAAGAAGHRARPRAGGAGARRALLGPRPDRRGGAAGGRPGGRRRRPPGAVLEPRARAGRGPVRVGRRDRPRPGGDGGPGRRPEGREPPAGAAAGGGAARRRALGRRPARRAAALGRRRQRPPGAGRRPARRARRRPRRGAWRCARGRAPAPSAWRRRATSTPRWPWRRRPGRGRGGGGALRRLRAIIQGATGQVRPEAGPRAAGGGPGGGRGHPGAAVDRGAHRRAGSDRPRRHRHRRHRGGAARRGAAVRRHARRDRRGRGEDQPGVRGAARQPAAGGAADRRGRGDRRRLAAAAARGRRAGARGRARDRLRGPADVAVPTIAGSWSGSPPDTRSPPRPTARSARWWGAGRRWGR